In Candidatus Dadabacteria bacterium, a single window of DNA contains:
- a CDS encoding DUF924 domain-containing protein, protein MRKEEVFAAGGTESVSEVLDFWFGELREGELPDKEKQMTWWAKSEEFDDLVRRRFEKYVLFAEKGELSRWFETPLGTLAFIVVVDQFPRNIYRDTPGAFSTDSLALRACLRGIEKGFDRDLHPAHRTFFYLPLMHSEDLEIQKMSVLKYSALENEYASHPQIKETLACSTDFAGRHFDIIKKFGRYPHRNAALGRESTPEETEFLKEPGSSF, encoded by the coding sequence ATGAGAAAGGAAGAAGTTTTTGCCGCGGGGGGAACCGAATCAGTCTCCGAGGTGCTGGATTTCTGGTTCGGCGAGTTGCGCGAGGGAGAGTTGCCGGATAAAGAGAAGCAGATGACCTGGTGGGCGAAATCGGAGGAGTTCGACGATCTCGTAAGGCGGAGGTTCGAGAAATATGTCCTGTTTGCCGAAAAAGGGGAACTTTCCCGCTGGTTCGAAACCCCCTTGGGTACATTGGCGTTTATAGTCGTCGTTGATCAGTTTCCAAGGAACATCTACCGCGACACACCGGGAGCGTTTTCAACGGACTCGCTGGCTCTTCGCGCCTGTCTTCGGGGTATTGAGAAGGGATTTGACAGGGACCTTCACCCGGCGCACAGGACGTTTTTCTACCTGCCGCTTATGCACTCGGAGGACCTTGAGATCCAGAAGATGAGTGTTCTTAAGTACTCCGCTCTTGAAAACGAGTATGCCTCGCACCCCCAAATCAAGGAAACCCTTGCCTGTTCAACGGATTTTGCGGGACGGCACTTTGACATAATAAAGAAATTCGGAAGATATCCCCACAGAAACGCGGCTTTGGGAAGAGAATCCACCCCGGAAGAAACCGAGTTTCTAAAAGAGCCTGGAAGCTCTTTCTGA
- a CDS encoding mechanosensitive ion channel family protein, producing MNIEEIFSRTYLGNPAESWFWALGAAIVLALVFNFILKRFVRGFANLAEKTETDLDDLVSALLGKTSIVLIIIFSVYVATFFLDLTQQVREFRKSVIIICLLVQVGLWGSGFIDYYVSKKLANIDVGVGATVTHLRSLGFFAKVVLWIILVILTIDNLGFDPTTIIAGLGVGGIAVALALQNVLGDVIASLSIIFDKPFEVGDFIVVDDIMGDVEHIGLKTTRLRSLSGEQLVLSNNDLLQSRIKNYKRMDSRRIDFSLGVIYETSYDNLEKIPGLIKDIIESEQKTRFVRAHFSSYGDFSLNYDIVYFVLSPLFDDYMDIQQRINLKIFKKFSDEGIEFAYPTRKIFLDSVEAASTGAGAGD from the coding sequence TTGAATATCGAGGAAATATTTAGCCGGACTTACTTGGGCAATCCCGCCGAATCGTGGTTCTGGGCTCTGGGGGCGGCGATTGTTTTAGCCTTAGTTTTTAACTTTATTCTGAAAAGGTTCGTAAGGGGGTTTGCCAATCTTGCCGAGAAGACCGAGACAGATCTCGACGATCTGGTTTCAGCACTCTTAGGAAAAACCAGCATAGTGCTGATCATAATTTTTTCGGTCTACGTGGCTACCTTCTTCCTTGACCTCACCCAGCAGGTAAGGGAATTCCGGAAAAGCGTAATAATTATCTGCCTTCTCGTTCAGGTCGGTTTATGGGGAAGCGGTTTCATTGATTATTACGTTTCGAAGAAACTCGCGAATATCGACGTCGGCGTCGGCGCCACCGTAACACACCTGAGAAGTCTCGGGTTTTTCGCAAAAGTAGTCCTCTGGATAATTCTCGTAATTCTAACGATCGACAACCTAGGTTTTGATCCGACTACGATAATCGCCGGGCTCGGCGTGGGCGGTATAGCAGTGGCGCTTGCTCTCCAGAATGTTCTCGGCGATGTGATAGCCTCGCTTTCCATTATTTTCGACAAGCCTTTTGAAGTCGGGGATTTCATAGTGGTAGACGATATAATGGGGGATGTCGAGCACATAGGGCTTAAGACCACGCGCCTCAGGAGCCTTTCCGGCGAGCAACTTGTTTTATCGAATAACGACCTGCTTCAAAGCCGCATAAAAAACTACAAGAGGATGGACTCCCGCAGGATTGATTTTTCTTTAGGCGTGATTTACGAAACGTCCTACGATAATCTTGAGAAAATCCCCGGGCTGATAAAAGATATAATAGAGTCGGAACAGAAAACTAGGTTCGTCAGAGCGCATTTCAGCAGTTACGGTGATTTTTCCCTTAACTACGACATAGTCTACTTTGTTCTTAGTCCTTTGTTTGATGATTATATGGATATACAGCAGAGGATTAATCTGAAGATATTCAAAAAGTTCTCCGATGAGGGAATAGAGTTTGCCTATCCCACACGCAAGATCTTTCTTGATTCGGTAGAAGCTGCGTCGACCGGCGCAGGGGCGGGAGACTGA
- the argH gene encoding argininosuccinate lyase, whose protein sequence is MAKKAWGGRFASQTHNIAEKFSESVSFDRRLYKEDIRGSIAHVKMLRETGIISRKDASRITEGLQEIEKEIDRGEFAFSESYEDIHLNIEKRLIEKTGSSGAMVHTARSRNDQVLTDTRLYLRGETEEIISLVCALAEQFVELSAKNLGVVIPLYTHMQRAQPVLLSHHLLAYYEMLKRDRERFINCLARVNVSPLGSCAGAGTSFPVDREMTAEDLGFKSVSRNSIDAVSDRDFCAEFVFCCSILMMHLSRLSEELVLWSAKEFDFVDLGDGFTTGSSVMPQKKNPDMSELTRGKTARVYGNLSALLTLMKGLPLSYNRDMQEDKEPLFDTVDTVKLCLRVNVEMLKTLEFKEENMKKALQGGFVTATDVADYLARKGVPFRSAHETVGKIVSYAERGGKELSDLKLSEFRRFSKKIDEDIFQVITFSGSVESRNSLGGTSTSNVRKEIASARRFLKRCM, encoded by the coding sequence TTGGCCAAAAAAGCGTGGGGAGGCCGCTTTGCTTCCCAGACACACAATATCGCCGAGAAGTTCTCAGAATCGGTAAGTTTCGACAGGCGTCTTTACAAAGAAGACATAAGGGGAAGTATCGCCCATGTGAAGATGCTTCGCGAGACCGGGATTATTTCTCGTAAAGACGCATCCCGAATAACCGAGGGTCTTCAGGAAATCGAAAAGGAAATAGACCGCGGGGAGTTTGCCTTCAGCGAGAGCTACGAGGATATCCATCTCAACATAGAAAAAAGGCTTATCGAGAAAACGGGGTCTTCGGGTGCCATGGTACACACTGCTAGGAGCAGGAACGACCAAGTTCTAACCGACACGAGGCTTTACCTGAGGGGGGAGACAGAAGAGATAATTTCACTTGTGTGCGCCTTGGCGGAGCAGTTCGTTGAACTTTCCGCAAAGAACTTGGGGGTGGTCATTCCTCTCTACACCCACATGCAGCGTGCGCAGCCGGTACTTCTGTCCCACCATCTTCTGGCTTACTACGAAATGCTAAAGCGCGACCGCGAGAGGTTTATTAACTGCCTTGCAAGGGTGAATGTGAGCCCGCTTGGAAGCTGTGCCGGGGCGGGAACCTCGTTTCCGGTAGACAGAGAGATGACCGCTGAGGATCTGGGGTTTAAATCGGTTTCCAGAAACAGCATTGACGCTGTAAGCGACCGTGATTTTTGCGCGGAGTTCGTATTCTGCTGCTCGATTCTGATGATGCACCTGAGCAGGCTTTCTGAGGAACTTGTTTTGTGGAGTGCAAAGGAGTTTGACTTCGTTGACCTCGGGGACGGGTTCACCACGGGTTCTAGCGTAATGCCCCAGAAAAAGAATCCCGACATGTCGGAACTCACCCGGGGAAAAACCGCCAGGGTCTACGGAAACCTGAGTGCACTTCTGACTTTGATGAAAGGACTTCCGCTTTCCTACAACAGGGACATGCAGGAGGACAAGGAGCCTCTTTTCGATACGGTCGACACGGTAAAGCTTTGCCTTCGGGTTAATGTCGAGATGCTGAAGACGCTTGAATTCAAGGAAGAGAACATGAAGAAGGCCCTTCAGGGAGGCTTTGTTACCGCGACCGACGTGGCGGACTATCTGGCCCGCAAGGGTGTCCCGTTCCGTTCGGCCCACGAAACCGTGGGGAAGATAGTTTCTTACGCCGAGCGGGGGGGGAAGGAACTTTCAGATCTTAAGCTTTCCGAATTCCGCAGATTTTCCAAAAAAATCGACGAGGACATTTTTCAGGTGATAACGTTCTCGGGTTCCGTTGAGAGCAGGAATTCTCTAGGCGGCACTTCAACCTCGAACGTGAGGAAAGAAATAGCAAGTGCCAGAAGGTTCCTCAAAAGATGCATGTAG
- the thiE gene encoding thiamine phosphate synthase → MGFKLGGLYVITDEGLIPRGSFCETVEKSLVGGADIVQLRDKTSPRSEVVALGRELLGITKRYGVPLIINDSPELMMEIKADGVHLGEDDPNIIPTRKKLGNGAIIGVSCYGSLPRGIHAERMGADYVVFGTPWATPTKPGRIPTPFETLVEAKTAITGIPIFAIGGIFPHNAAQVLATGVDGVAVITSVFGSDDPEGASRDLRSVLGDHPAV, encoded by the coding sequence ATGGGTTTTAAGCTTGGGGGACTTTACGTGATTACCGACGAGGGGCTGATTCCGCGCGGTTCTTTCTGCGAAACAGTTGAGAAATCGTTAGTGGGGGGAGCTGACATCGTTCAGTTAAGGGACAAAACTTCTCCGCGCTCGGAAGTCGTCGCCTTGGGCAGGGAACTTCTCGGTATTACGAAGAGATACGGCGTGCCGCTTATAATAAACGACTCCCCGGAACTCATGATGGAAATAAAGGCCGACGGAGTCCATCTGGGCGAGGACGACCCGAACATAATACCCACGAGAAAGAAACTGGGTAACGGCGCCATCATAGGCGTTTCCTGTTACGGTTCTCTTCCAAGAGGTATACACGCCGAGAGAATGGGTGCCGATTACGTTGTTTTCGGAACTCCCTGGGCCACTCCGACAAAACCCGGCAGAATCCCCACCCCTTTTGAAACTCTGGTCGAGGCGAAAACCGCTATCACGGGGATTCCGATATTTGCCATAGGGGGAATATTTCCCCATAATGCGGCACAGGTGCTCGCTACAGGGGTGGACGGCGTAGCCGTCATAACGAGCGTTTTTGGATCAGATGATCCGGAAGGCGCTTCGAGGGATCTTCGCTCCGTTCTTGGGGATCACCCGGCTGTGTGA
- a CDS encoding methyltransferase domain-containing protein gives MNEKRIGVDYSELHQLDSPANRLIRESIWGIEDDIGQQSFITPRYLDQLIPRLGIEKTTHVLDVGSGAGGPAVYIADRTGCRVSGIEINEVGVDISGKLAKNSGLEEQTAFHLGDAMEMPFTENTFDLAISLNVMNVFSDKTGLFREVLRVLKPSGTWAFLSGTFEISDDEETKQKMARGYLIPQYYDSLESYRKKLESAGFRIEEITEYVADFRVQVKNWGDAYKKHSAVIAEEQGEENTRYHIEYFDTYLGLVDEGRASNHLVICSKPE, from the coding sequence ATGAACGAAAAACGCATAGGGGTGGATTATTCCGAGCTTCACCAGCTCGACAGCCCCGCAAACAGGCTCATAAGAGAATCCATCTGGGGAATAGAGGATGACATAGGACAGCAGTCGTTCATTACTCCCCGCTATCTCGATCAGCTGATCCCCAGGCTCGGCATAGAGAAAACAACGCATGTTCTCGACGTGGGAAGCGGGGCGGGAGGTCCCGCGGTATACATAGCCGACAGGACCGGATGCAGGGTATCTGGAATAGAGATTAACGAGGTGGGGGTCGACATATCGGGAAAACTCGCGAAAAACTCTGGACTTGAGGAACAAACGGCATTTCATCTGGGCGACGCGATGGAAATGCCGTTTACAGAAAACACGTTTGACCTGGCAATAAGTCTTAACGTGATGAACGTGTTTTCCGACAAGACGGGACTTTTCAGGGAAGTTCTCAGGGTACTTAAGCCTTCCGGAACGTGGGCGTTTCTAAGCGGCACCTTCGAGATATCAGACGACGAGGAAACAAAGCAAAAAATGGCGAGAGGCTACCTAATTCCCCAATATTACGATTCCCTTGAAAGCTACAGGAAAAAGCTTGAATCGGCCGGATTTCGTATCGAGGAAATAACCGAGTACGTGGCGGATTTCCGGGTTCAGGTTAAAAACTGGGGAGATGCTTACAAAAAGCATTCCGCCGTGATTGCCGAAGAGCAGGGCGAGGAAAACACCCGCTACCACATTGAGTATTTCGATACGTATCTGGGGCTGGTTGACGAGGGAAGAGCCTCAAATCATCTCGTCATATGCTCAAAGCCCGAATAG
- a CDS encoding porin, which translates to MNYFIKRVLMICLLASGMLAVPLSAFAGGGEAEEPIAEEAMAEEPMAEEAMPGEALVKDTDVSIYGRFWPRITYKDADGGSTDITDALSRVGIKANTRISDTLTAVLHGEWDVDIEANGDFGDARQAYVGLKSSDFGFVGIGKQWDPYFNVIAEVTDIFYHRASPFGYDNEGPFRSNNLVRYAHSVGNLSVDAGMQVNGSPENNAGHNFFRTNADTSSAPDDVDAASVGLSYRGGPLYVGASYLRQNKGNDLEKDFFGVGASLNATENLYLAVTYQYIQDNHDDGSETNPYTLDVAGALSFGGGMTALAGFYAYDKDDGSTEKLGCNVTLIKEVHPSTDIFVEWVLVEPEEGDTENTISLGFRYDFDVAIF; encoded by the coding sequence ATGAATTACTTTATCAAAAGGGTTTTAATGATTTGTCTGCTGGCATCCGGCATGTTGGCAGTACCGCTTTCAGCATTTGCAGGCGGGGGAGAGGCCGAGGAACCGATTGCTGAAGAAGCAATGGCCGAGGAACCGATGGCCGAAGAAGCAATGCCTGGGGAAGCGCTGGTTAAGGATACCGATGTTTCAATCTACGGTAGGTTCTGGCCCAGAATTACTTACAAAGACGCTGACGGAGGGTCAACTGACATCACCGACGCGCTTTCCAGGGTAGGCATCAAGGCCAATACCAGGATAAGCGATACACTTACCGCGGTTCTCCACGGAGAGTGGGACGTCGACATTGAAGCCAACGGAGACTTCGGCGACGCACGTCAGGCCTACGTGGGTCTTAAAAGCTCGGATTTCGGTTTTGTAGGCATAGGTAAGCAGTGGGATCCGTACTTTAACGTAATTGCCGAAGTAACGGACATTTTCTATCACAGGGCAAGCCCCTTCGGATATGACAACGAGGGGCCTTTCCGCAGTAACAACCTCGTAAGGTACGCCCACAGCGTCGGGAACCTCAGCGTAGACGCGGGCATGCAGGTAAACGGTTCACCTGAAAACAATGCAGGTCACAACTTTTTCCGCACCAATGCCGACACGAGTAGCGCTCCAGATGACGTTGACGCTGCTTCCGTAGGTCTCAGCTATCGCGGAGGACCTCTCTACGTAGGCGCGTCCTATCTGCGCCAAAACAAAGGTAACGATCTTGAGAAAGATTTCTTCGGCGTCGGTGCAAGCCTTAACGCGACAGAAAATCTTTACCTTGCCGTTACTTACCAGTACATACAGGACAACCACGACGACGGTTCCGAAACGAACCCCTATACTCTCGACGTGGCGGGGGCCCTTTCCTTCGGCGGCGGGATGACGGCGCTTGCGGGATTCTACGCTTACGATAAGGATGATGGTTCCACGGAAAAGCTCGGCTGTAACGTCACGCTGATCAAGGAAGTGCATCCAAGCACCGACATATTTGTAGAATGGGTGCTGGTGGAGCCAGAAGAGGGAGATACCGAGAACACAATAAGTCTCGGTTTCCGCTACGACTTTGACGTCGCGATCTTCTAA
- a CDS encoding deoxyhypusine synthase family protein has translation MKEESGYLGKKVKAIEVSPEKPISRLLEEMAQTGFQGKSLGRVADVLCKMVKAENLTIFFGYAGSLSTTGQWKIINWLIENRYIDVLIPTGANISEDIVEAMGFSYWQGTPNEDDTKLFSEGINRYYDVYGTEPDYLEMTELLAEFIMTLDKSRSYSSREFLKRCGQWLDKKNINCIVATAARNEVPVFCPAIADSPYGDAALIAESKGHHLTIDAMQDYVEFMGMGESVVDTGVVYIGGGVPKDFIQLFAVTGDLLYEDRKVPGRKAGFNRKGTGERETYYPHKYAIQITTDSPQWGGLSGCTFEEAVSWGKENPEGSLVQCYCDATIALPIISHALSEKTQLKRKGTLLKFDD, from the coding sequence GTGAAGGAAGAATCAGGCTACCTGGGGAAAAAAGTAAAAGCGATAGAGGTTTCTCCCGAGAAGCCGATCTCAAGGCTGCTCGAGGAGATGGCGCAGACGGGATTTCAGGGTAAAAGTCTGGGCAGGGTAGCGGATGTTCTCTGCAAGATGGTGAAAGCAGAGAATCTCACCATCTTTTTCGGATACGCGGGCTCCCTTTCAACAACCGGACAGTGGAAAATAATAAACTGGCTGATCGAAAACAGGTACATAGACGTTCTGATACCCACGGGCGCGAACATCTCCGAGGACATAGTGGAAGCGATGGGTTTTTCGTACTGGCAGGGAACCCCGAACGAAGACGACACAAAGCTTTTCTCCGAGGGAATAAACCGCTACTATGACGTTTACGGAACCGAGCCCGACTACCTCGAGATGACCGAGCTTCTGGCTGAATTCATAATGACTCTCGATAAATCCCGAAGCTATTCCTCAAGAGAATTCCTAAAAAGATGCGGACAGTGGCTCGACAAGAAAAACATAAACTGCATCGTAGCCACGGCCGCAAGAAATGAAGTTCCGGTCTTCTGCCCCGCCATAGCGGACAGCCCTTACGGAGACGCGGCGCTTATAGCCGAAAGCAAGGGACATCATCTCACGATCGACGCCATGCAGGACTACGTGGAATTCATGGGAATGGGCGAGAGCGTGGTTGACACGGGAGTGGTTTACATAGGCGGCGGGGTTCCGAAAGACTTTATTCAGCTCTTTGCCGTCACGGGCGACCTTCTTTACGAAGACAGAAAGGTCCCAGGAAGAAAGGCTGGATTTAACCGCAAAGGGACCGGGGAGCGGGAAACCTACTATCCTCATAAATACGCGATCCAGATCACGACCGATTCTCCCCAGTGGGGAGGACTTTCGGGGTGCACGTTTGAAGAAGCGGTTTCCTGGGGAAAGGAAAACCCCGAAGGCAGCCTGGTTCAGTGTTACTGCGACGCCACCATAGCTCTTCCCATCATCTCTCATGCTCTTTCGGAAAAAACCCAGCTAAAAAGGAAAGGAACCCTTCTTAAGTTCGATGATTAG
- the leuS gene encoding leucine--tRNA ligase, with amino-acid sequence MEREYRPQEIEKKWQDFWAEKGTYKVSEETSGEKYYVLEMFPYPSGRIHMGHVRNYTIGDVVSRFKRARGFNVLHPIGWDAFGLPAENAAIQNAIHPSTWTRANIAQMKQQLMRLGFSYDWNREIATCDVEYYRWEQWLFTRLHREGLAYRKTSVVNWDPVDQTVLANEQVIDGKGWRSGAVVEKKEIPQWFLRVSDYSEELLDELEKMKGWPDAVKTMQRNWIGKSEGVEAEFRVDGEKSVLKIFTTRPDTIMGVTYMALAPEHPLVGETAKENPEVADFLARCRKAPVSEAEIENMEKTGVPLGIEAIHPISGEKIPVWTANFVLMSYGTGAVMSVPAHDQRDWEFAKKYGLQIKQVIFPDDGSIFDIEKEAFTEKGILGDSGWLSGLTSQEAFGEIAEFLQKNAAGGTKINYRLRDWGISRQRYWGAPIPIVYCEQCGEVPVPDSDLPVELPLEIDIDGERIPALSKIESFIATSCPACGEPAKRETDTMDTFVESSWYFLRYASPDFKSGMFEPEKTSYWLPVDQYIGGIEHAILHLLYSRFFTKVLRDIGVFQLDEPFENLLTQGMVVKDGAKMSKSLGNTVDPDDMIVRYGADTVRMFMLFAAPVEKDLEWSEQGVNGMFRFLGRVWRFATGFFAKRENEEQLRELPAEGKPAALAATTNQTIKKVTEDIESFKFNTAISAVMELFNELSTLWKEKNVEREHARASLLAITRLVYPMAPHFAEELWELSGESGSLVDKEWIKWDESAFESAEITIPVRVNSRVRNQISLSADADEETAREIALSDSRVKEYIAGREIKNFVYVPKRLVDIRV; translated from the coding sequence ATGGAAAGAGAATACAGACCGCAGGAAATCGAGAAAAAGTGGCAGGATTTCTGGGCGGAAAAAGGCACCTACAAAGTCTCCGAGGAAACCTCCGGGGAAAAATACTACGTTCTTGAAATGTTTCCATACCCGTCAGGGAGAATCCACATGGGGCACGTGAGGAACTACACGATCGGAGACGTTGTCTCGAGATTCAAAAGGGCTAGGGGCTTTAACGTTCTCCACCCCATCGGTTGGGACGCTTTCGGACTGCCCGCCGAAAATGCGGCGATACAAAACGCCATACATCCCTCGACCTGGACACGGGCCAACATAGCACAGATGAAACAGCAGCTCATGCGCCTCGGGTTCAGCTACGACTGGAATCGGGAGATCGCAACGTGCGACGTTGAATACTATCGCTGGGAGCAGTGGCTTTTCACCAGACTTCACCGCGAGGGGCTAGCATACAGAAAGACTTCCGTTGTCAACTGGGATCCGGTTGACCAGACAGTGCTCGCAAATGAGCAGGTGATTGACGGGAAGGGATGGCGCTCAGGGGCGGTTGTCGAAAAAAAGGAAATACCGCAGTGGTTCCTGAGGGTAAGCGATTACTCAGAAGAGCTGCTGGACGAACTTGAAAAGATGAAGGGGTGGCCCGACGCGGTTAAAACCATGCAGAGGAACTGGATAGGGAAATCCGAGGGAGTCGAGGCCGAATTCCGCGTGGACGGGGAAAAGAGCGTCTTGAAGATATTCACCACGCGCCCGGACACTATCATGGGGGTGACCTACATGGCCCTGGCCCCCGAGCATCCGCTTGTAGGCGAAACGGCCAAGGAAAACCCCGAGGTAGCGGATTTTCTCGCCCGGTGTCGCAAGGCGCCTGTCTCCGAAGCTGAGATTGAAAACATGGAAAAAACCGGCGTCCCTCTGGGAATAGAGGCCATCCACCCCATAAGCGGGGAGAAAATACCTGTATGGACTGCGAACTTCGTCCTCATGAGCTACGGAACGGGTGCGGTAATGAGCGTTCCCGCGCACGACCAGAGGGACTGGGAGTTCGCGAAAAAATACGGCCTTCAGATAAAACAGGTGATTTTCCCTGACGACGGAAGCATCTTTGACATCGAAAAAGAAGCATTTACGGAAAAGGGAATTCTCGGGGATTCCGGGTGGCTCTCGGGTCTCACCTCCCAGGAAGCCTTCGGGGAAATAGCAGAGTTTCTCCAGAAAAACGCCGCGGGCGGAACCAAGATCAACTACCGGCTTCGGGACTGGGGAATCTCAAGGCAGCGCTACTGGGGGGCACCGATACCCATAGTTTACTGCGAGCAGTGCGGAGAGGTCCCGGTTCCGGATTCCGATCTTCCGGTGGAACTCCCGCTTGAGATAGATATTGACGGAGAGCGAATCCCCGCTCTCTCCAAGATTGAAAGCTTCATCGCGACAAGCTGCCCCGCCTGCGGAGAACCTGCGAAGCGGGAGACCGACACAATGGATACGTTTGTCGAATCTTCATGGTATTTTCTGAGATACGCCTCTCCCGATTTTAAAAGCGGCATGTTCGAGCCCGAAAAAACCTCTTACTGGCTTCCCGTGGATCAGTACATAGGCGGAATAGAGCACGCCATACTTCACCTGCTTTACTCGAGGTTCTTCACGAAGGTGCTCAGGGACATCGGCGTTTTCCAGCTCGACGAACCCTTTGAAAATCTTCTCACCCAGGGGATGGTGGTAAAAGACGGGGCGAAAATGTCAAAGTCTCTCGGGAACACCGTGGACCCCGACGACATGATAGTTCGCTACGGGGCTGACACAGTAAGGATGTTCATGCTCTTCGCCGCCCCCGTGGAAAAAGATCTTGAGTGGAGCGAACAGGGAGTAAACGGAATGTTCAGGTTCCTTGGCAGGGTTTGGCGTTTCGCGACCGGGTTTTTCGCCAAACGGGAAAATGAAGAGCAGTTACGGGAACTGCCGGCAGAGGGAAAGCCGGCTGCTCTCGCCGCCACGACCAACCAGACGATAAAAAAAGTCACGGAAGACATAGAGAGTTTCAAGTTCAACACAGCAATTTCGGCCGTAATGGAGCTTTTCAATGAACTCAGCACACTCTGGAAAGAAAAAAACGTGGAAAGAGAACACGCCCGCGCGTCGCTACTCGCGATAACGAGGCTTGTCTACCCTATGGCTCCCCATTTCGCGGAGGAACTCTGGGAACTTTCGGGAGAAAGCGGAAGCCTAGTTGACAAGGAGTGGATAAAGTGGGACGAGAGCGCTTTTGAGAGCGCAGAGATAACCATACCCGTAAGGGTTAACTCCAGGGTGAGAAACCAGATCTCCTTAAGTGCGGACGCAGACGAGGAAACCGCCAGGGAAATCGCTCTTTCCGACAGCCGGGTGAAGGAGTACATAGCGGGGCGGGAGATAAAAAACTTCGTCTACGTACCGAAAAGACTTGTGGACATAAGAGTCTAG
- a CDS encoding uracil-DNA glycosylase: protein MSSSEFYETARALENYLRFCKEIGIEELPAGFAAGGTEIADTERDGTVLLSDRRKSRDSSAVKTLSEIREELGDCTRCRLCETRKSIVFGEGNPKARLVFVGEGPGRDEDIQGRPFVGRAGQLLTKIIQAMKLERKDVYICNVVKCRPPGNRNPEPDEVASCEPFLAKQIESINPEIIVCLGSVATGLMLKLKNFKMGQLRGTFHQYGNSKLMITYHPAALLRNPSFKKPVWEDMKLVMKELGIPLSG from the coding sequence ATGAGTTCCAGTGAATTTTATGAGACGGCGCGGGCGCTTGAGAACTATCTTCGGTTCTGCAAGGAGATCGGGATAGAGGAATTGCCTGCTGGGTTTGCCGCGGGAGGAACCGAAATAGCGGATACGGAGAGAGACGGAACCGTTCTTTTAAGTGATCGCAGGAAATCGAGGGATTCATCTGCGGTCAAGACGCTTTCCGAGATAAGAGAGGAACTAGGGGACTGCACGAGGTGCCGTCTCTGCGAGACTCGAAAGAGCATAGTGTTCGGCGAGGGGAATCCCAAGGCAAGGCTAGTGTTTGTCGGAGAGGGTCCAGGAAGAGATGAGGACATTCAGGGGAGGCCCTTTGTCGGAAGGGCGGGACAGCTACTTACGAAGATAATCCAGGCTATGAAGCTTGAGAGAAAGGACGTGTACATATGCAACGTGGTGAAATGTCGGCCTCCTGGAAACAGGAATCCCGAGCCCGATGAGGTGGCAAGCTGCGAACCGTTTCTCGCGAAACAGATAGAGAGCATAAATCCCGAGATAATAGTCTGTCTCGGAAGCGTCGCTACCGGATTGATGCTCAAGCTTAAGAACTTCAAGATGGGGCAACTGAGAGGGACTTTTCATCAGTACGGAAACTCAAAGCTTATGATTACGTACCACCCCGCCGCGCTTCTTCGAAACCCGTCTTTTAAGAAGCCCGTGTGGGAGGACATGAAGCTTGTCATGAAGGAACTCGGAATACCTCTAAGCGGGTGA